Proteins encoded together in one Canis aureus isolate CA01 chromosome 21, VMU_Caureus_v.1.0, whole genome shotgun sequence window:
- the SPINDOC gene encoding spindlin interactor and repressor of chromatin-binding protein isoform X4 — MALKAEGAALDCFEVTLKCEEGEDEEEAVVVAVIPRPEPMLRVAQQEKTPPPRPNLLEAGSDGCEEPKQQHPHTLDLSPSEKSNILEAWSEGVALLQDIRAEQPSSPTSDSGQDVEADPDSDPDPAKMPAEIVVLLDSEDNPSLPKRSRPRGLRPLELPAAPAPEAGNRKPRGQRWKEPPGEEPVRKKRGRPMTKNLDLDPDPDPDPPSPDSPMETFAAPAEVRHFTDGSFPPGFVLQLFSHTQLRASDSKDSPREGVAAGGLPQPESPSPAPPPGLRGTLDLQVIRVRMEEPPAVSLLQDWSKHPQGTKSVGGGDPPNWPVVLSESSTTMGGQPEAGSGM, encoded by the exons ATGGCCCTGAAGGCCGAGGGCGCCGCGCTCGACTGCTTCGAGGTGACGCTCAAATGCGAGGAAGGGGAGGACGAGGAAGAGGCCGTGGTGGTGGCCGTGATTCCACGGCCCGAGCCGATGCTCAGAG TGGCCCAGCAGGAGAAGACCCCACCGCCTAGGCCCAACCTGCTGGAGGCAGGCAGCGATGGCTGTGAGGAGCCCAAGCAGCAG CATCCTCACACCCTGGACCTGAGCCCTTCAGAGAAAAGCAACATCCTGGAGGCCTGGAGTGAGGGAGTGGCCCTTTTGCAAGACATCAGAGCTGAGCAGCCTTCCTCGCCCACCTCAG ACTCAGGCCAGGATGTCGAAGCTGACCCGGACTCCGACCCAGACCCTGCCAAAATGCCAGCAGAGATCGTTGTTCTCCTCGACTCTGAGGACAACCCATCTCTCCCGAAAAGGAGCCGGCCCAGGGGACTCCGCCCCCTCGAGCTTCCTG ctgcccctgccccagaggCAGGAAATAGGAAGCCCCGTGGTCAGAGATGGAAGGAGCCCCCTGGAGAAGAACCggtcagaaagaaaagaggcagacCCATGACCAAAAACTTGGACCTGGACCCAGACCCTGACCCAG ACCCCCCATCACCTGACTCACCCATGGAGACTTTTGCTGCTCCTGCTGAGGTCCGTCACTTCACCGACGGCAGCTTCCCCCCGGGCTTCGTCCTCCAGCTCTTCTCTCACACACAGCTCAGGGCCTCAGACAGCAAGGACTCACCCAGAGAAGGGGTTGCTGCAGGAGGCCTTCCCCAGCCAGAAAGCCCCTCTCCAG CTCCCCCTCCGGGGCTTCGCGGGACGCTGGATCTCCAGGTTATCCGCGTACGGATGGAGGAGCCCCCAGCAGTCAGCCTCCTGCAAGATTGGTCCAAGCACCCCCAGGGCACCAAGAGTGTGGGAGGAGGTGACCCCCCCAACTGGCCTGTGGTTCTGTCAGAGTCCAGCACCACCATGGGGGGGCAGCCAGAGGCAGGGAGTGGCATGTAG
- the SPINDOC gene encoding spindlin interactor and repressor of chromatin-binding protein isoform X1 has product MALKAEGAALDCFEVTLKCEEGEDEEEAVVVAVIPRPEPMLRVAQQEKTPPPRPNLLEAGSDGCEEPKQQVSWEQEFLVGNSPGGSGRALCMVCGSEIRSPSADTARMHILEQHPHTLDLSPSEKSNILEAWSEGVALLQDIRAEQPSSPTSDSGQDVEADPDSDPDPAKMPAEIVVLLDSEDNPSLPKRSRPRGLRPLELPAAPAPEAGNRKPRGQRWKEPPGEEPVRKKRGRPMTKNLDLDPDPDPDPPSPDSPMETFAAPAEVRHFTDGSFPPGFVLQLFSHTQLRASDSKDSPREGVAAGGLPQPESPSPAPPPGLRGTLDLQVIRVRMEEPPAVSLLQDWSKHPQGTKSVGGGDPPNWPVVLSESSTTMGGQPEAGSGM; this is encoded by the exons ATGGCCCTGAAGGCCGAGGGCGCCGCGCTCGACTGCTTCGAGGTGACGCTCAAATGCGAGGAAGGGGAGGACGAGGAAGAGGCCGTGGTGGTGGCCGTGATTCCACGGCCCGAGCCGATGCTCAGAG TGGCCCAGCAGGAGAAGACCCCACCGCCTAGGCCCAACCTGCTGGAGGCAGGCAGCGATGGCTGTGAGGAGCCCAAGCAGCAGGTGTCTTGGGAGCAGGAGTTCCTTGTGGGAAACAGCCCCGGAGGCAGCGGGCGGGCACTGTGCATGGTGTGTGGGTCCGAAATCCGGTCCCCCTCTGCCGACACGGCGCGCATGCATATCCTGGAGCAGCATCCTCACACCCTGGACCTGAGCCCTTCAGAGAAAAGCAACATCCTGGAGGCCTGGAGTGAGGGAGTGGCCCTTTTGCAAGACATCAGAGCTGAGCAGCCTTCCTCGCCCACCTCAG ACTCAGGCCAGGATGTCGAAGCTGACCCGGACTCCGACCCAGACCCTGCCAAAATGCCAGCAGAGATCGTTGTTCTCCTCGACTCTGAGGACAACCCATCTCTCCCGAAAAGGAGCCGGCCCAGGGGACTCCGCCCCCTCGAGCTTCCTG ctgcccctgccccagaggCAGGAAATAGGAAGCCCCGTGGTCAGAGATGGAAGGAGCCCCCTGGAGAAGAACCggtcagaaagaaaagaggcagacCCATGACCAAAAACTTGGACCTGGACCCAGACCCTGACCCAG ACCCCCCATCACCTGACTCACCCATGGAGACTTTTGCTGCTCCTGCTGAGGTCCGTCACTTCACCGACGGCAGCTTCCCCCCGGGCTTCGTCCTCCAGCTCTTCTCTCACACACAGCTCAGGGCCTCAGACAGCAAGGACTCACCCAGAGAAGGGGTTGCTGCAGGAGGCCTTCCCCAGCCAGAAAGCCCCTCTCCAG CTCCCCCTCCGGGGCTTCGCGGGACGCTGGATCTCCAGGTTATCCGCGTACGGATGGAGGAGCCCCCAGCAGTCAGCCTCCTGCAAGATTGGTCCAAGCACCCCCAGGGCACCAAGAGTGTGGGAGGAGGTGACCCCCCCAACTGGCCTGTGGTTCTGTCAGAGTCCAGCACCACCATGGGGGGGCAGCCAGAGGCAGGGAGTGGCATGTAG
- the SPINDOC gene encoding spindlin interactor and repressor of chromatin-binding protein isoform X7 — translation MALKAEGAALDCFEVTLKCEEGEDEEEAVVVAVIPRPEPMLRVAQQEKTPPPRPNLLEAGSDGCEEPKQQVSWEQEFLVGNSPGGSGRALCMVCGSEIRSPSADTARMHILEQHPHTLDLSPSEKSNILEAWSEGVALLQDIRAEQPSSPTSDSGQDVEADPDSDPDPAKMPAEIVVLLDSEDNPSLPKRSRPRGLRPLELPAAPAPEAGNRKPRGQRWKEPPGEEPVRKKRGRPMTKNLDLDPDPDPDPPSPDSPMETFAAPAEVRHFTDGSFPPGFVLQLFSHTQLRASDSKDSPREGVAAGGLPQPESPSPVSA, via the exons ATGGCCCTGAAGGCCGAGGGCGCCGCGCTCGACTGCTTCGAGGTGACGCTCAAATGCGAGGAAGGGGAGGACGAGGAAGAGGCCGTGGTGGTGGCCGTGATTCCACGGCCCGAGCCGATGCTCAGAG TGGCCCAGCAGGAGAAGACCCCACCGCCTAGGCCCAACCTGCTGGAGGCAGGCAGCGATGGCTGTGAGGAGCCCAAGCAGCAGGTGTCTTGGGAGCAGGAGTTCCTTGTGGGAAACAGCCCCGGAGGCAGCGGGCGGGCACTGTGCATGGTGTGTGGGTCCGAAATCCGGTCCCCCTCTGCCGACACGGCGCGCATGCATATCCTGGAGCAGCATCCTCACACCCTGGACCTGAGCCCTTCAGAGAAAAGCAACATCCTGGAGGCCTGGAGTGAGGGAGTGGCCCTTTTGCAAGACATCAGAGCTGAGCAGCCTTCCTCGCCCACCTCAG ACTCAGGCCAGGATGTCGAAGCTGACCCGGACTCCGACCCAGACCCTGCCAAAATGCCAGCAGAGATCGTTGTTCTCCTCGACTCTGAGGACAACCCATCTCTCCCGAAAAGGAGCCGGCCCAGGGGACTCCGCCCCCTCGAGCTTCCTG ctgcccctgccccagaggCAGGAAATAGGAAGCCCCGTGGTCAGAGATGGAAGGAGCCCCCTGGAGAAGAACCggtcagaaagaaaagaggcagacCCATGACCAAAAACTTGGACCTGGACCCAGACCCTGACCCAG ACCCCCCATCACCTGACTCACCCATGGAGACTTTTGCTGCTCCTGCTGAGGTCCGTCACTTCACCGACGGCAGCTTCCCCCCGGGCTTCGTCCTCCAGCTCTTCTCTCACACACAGCTCAGGGCCTCAGACAGCAAGGACTCACCCAGAGAAGGGGTTGCTGCAGGAGGCCTTCCCCAGCCAGAAAGCCCCTCTCCAG TTTCAGCTTGA
- the SPINDOC gene encoding spindlin interactor and repressor of chromatin-binding protein isoform X5, whose protein sequence is MALKAEGAALDCFEVTLKCEEGEDEEEAVVVAVIPRPEPMLRVAQQEKTPPPRPNLLEAGSDGCEEPKQQVSWEQEFLVGNSPGGSGRALCMVCGSEIRSPSADTARMHILEQHPHTLDLSPSEKSNILEAWSEGVALLQDIRAEQPSSPTSDSGQDVEADPDSDPDPAKMPAEIVVLLDSEDNPSLPKRSRPRGLRPLELPAAPAPEAGNRKPRGQRWKEPPGEEPVRKKRGRPMTKNLDLDPDPDPDPPSPDSPMETFAAPAEVRHFTDGSFPPGFVLQLFSHTQLRASDSKDSPREGVAAGGLPQPESPSPAVSGQDMCLFRFL, encoded by the exons ATGGCCCTGAAGGCCGAGGGCGCCGCGCTCGACTGCTTCGAGGTGACGCTCAAATGCGAGGAAGGGGAGGACGAGGAAGAGGCCGTGGTGGTGGCCGTGATTCCACGGCCCGAGCCGATGCTCAGAG TGGCCCAGCAGGAGAAGACCCCACCGCCTAGGCCCAACCTGCTGGAGGCAGGCAGCGATGGCTGTGAGGAGCCCAAGCAGCAGGTGTCTTGGGAGCAGGAGTTCCTTGTGGGAAACAGCCCCGGAGGCAGCGGGCGGGCACTGTGCATGGTGTGTGGGTCCGAAATCCGGTCCCCCTCTGCCGACACGGCGCGCATGCATATCCTGGAGCAGCATCCTCACACCCTGGACCTGAGCCCTTCAGAGAAAAGCAACATCCTGGAGGCCTGGAGTGAGGGAGTGGCCCTTTTGCAAGACATCAGAGCTGAGCAGCCTTCCTCGCCCACCTCAG ACTCAGGCCAGGATGTCGAAGCTGACCCGGACTCCGACCCAGACCCTGCCAAAATGCCAGCAGAGATCGTTGTTCTCCTCGACTCTGAGGACAACCCATCTCTCCCGAAAAGGAGCCGGCCCAGGGGACTCCGCCCCCTCGAGCTTCCTG ctgcccctgccccagaggCAGGAAATAGGAAGCCCCGTGGTCAGAGATGGAAGGAGCCCCCTGGAGAAGAACCggtcagaaagaaaagaggcagacCCATGACCAAAAACTTGGACCTGGACCCAGACCCTGACCCAG ACCCCCCATCACCTGACTCACCCATGGAGACTTTTGCTGCTCCTGCTGAGGTCCGTCACTTCACCGACGGCAGCTTCCCCCCGGGCTTCGTCCTCCAGCTCTTCTCTCACACACAGCTCAGGGCCTCAGACAGCAAGGACTCACCCAGAGAAGGGGTTGCTGCAGGAGGCCTTCCCCAGCCAGAAAGCCCCTCTCCAG CTGTTTCAGGTCAGGATATGTGTCTGTTTCGTTTCCTGTGA
- the SPINDOC gene encoding spindlin interactor and repressor of chromatin-binding protein isoform X6: protein MALKAEGAALDCFEVTLKCEEGEDEEEAVVVAVIPRPEPMLRVAQQEKTPPPRPNLLEAGSDGCEEPKQQVSWEQEFLVGNSPGGSGRALCMVCGSEIRSPSADTARMHILEQHPHTLDLSPSEKSNILEAWSEGVALLQDIRAEQPSSPTSDSGQDVEADPDSDPDPAKMPAEIVVLLDSEDNPSLPKRSRPRGLRPLELPAAPAPEAGNRKPRGQRWKEPPGEEPVRKKRGRPMTKNLDLDPDPDPDPPSPDSPMETFAAPAEVRHFTDGSFPPGFVLQLFSHTQLRASDSKDSPREGVAAGGLPQPESPSPGVSSSRRSRS from the exons ATGGCCCTGAAGGCCGAGGGCGCCGCGCTCGACTGCTTCGAGGTGACGCTCAAATGCGAGGAAGGGGAGGACGAGGAAGAGGCCGTGGTGGTGGCCGTGATTCCACGGCCCGAGCCGATGCTCAGAG TGGCCCAGCAGGAGAAGACCCCACCGCCTAGGCCCAACCTGCTGGAGGCAGGCAGCGATGGCTGTGAGGAGCCCAAGCAGCAGGTGTCTTGGGAGCAGGAGTTCCTTGTGGGAAACAGCCCCGGAGGCAGCGGGCGGGCACTGTGCATGGTGTGTGGGTCCGAAATCCGGTCCCCCTCTGCCGACACGGCGCGCATGCATATCCTGGAGCAGCATCCTCACACCCTGGACCTGAGCCCTTCAGAGAAAAGCAACATCCTGGAGGCCTGGAGTGAGGGAGTGGCCCTTTTGCAAGACATCAGAGCTGAGCAGCCTTCCTCGCCCACCTCAG ACTCAGGCCAGGATGTCGAAGCTGACCCGGACTCCGACCCAGACCCTGCCAAAATGCCAGCAGAGATCGTTGTTCTCCTCGACTCTGAGGACAACCCATCTCTCCCGAAAAGGAGCCGGCCCAGGGGACTCCGCCCCCTCGAGCTTCCTG ctgcccctgccccagaggCAGGAAATAGGAAGCCCCGTGGTCAGAGATGGAAGGAGCCCCCTGGAGAAGAACCggtcagaaagaaaagaggcagacCCATGACCAAAAACTTGGACCTGGACCCAGACCCTGACCCAG ACCCCCCATCACCTGACTCACCCATGGAGACTTTTGCTGCTCCTGCTGAGGTCCGTCACTTCACCGACGGCAGCTTCCCCCCGGGCTTCGTCCTCCAGCTCTTCTCTCACACACAGCTCAGGGCCTCAGACAGCAAGGACTCACCCAGAGAAGGGGTTGCTGCAGGAGGCCTTCCCCAGCCAGAAAGCCCCTCTCCAG GCGTCAGCTCTTCACGTAGATCACGGTCTTAA
- the SPINDOC gene encoding spindlin interactor and repressor of chromatin-binding protein isoform X3: MAQQEKTPPPRPNLLEAGSDGCEEPKQQVSWEQEFLVGNSPGGSGRALCMVCGSEIRSPSADTARMHILEQHPHTLDLSPSEKSNILEAWSEGVALLQDIRAEQPSSPTSDSGQDVEADPDSDPDPAKMPAEIVVLLDSEDNPSLPKRSRPRGLRPLELPAAPAPEAGNRKPRGQRWKEPPGEEPVRKKRGRPMTKNLDLDPDPDPDPPSPDSPMETFAAPAEVRHFTDGSFPPGFVLQLFSHTQLRASDSKDSPREGVAAGGLPQPESPSPAPPPGLRGTLDLQVIRVRMEEPPAVSLLQDWSKHPQGTKSVGGGDPPNWPVVLSESSTTMGGQPEAGSGM; this comes from the exons A TGGCCCAGCAGGAGAAGACCCCACCGCCTAGGCCCAACCTGCTGGAGGCAGGCAGCGATGGCTGTGAGGAGCCCAAGCAGCAGGTGTCTTGGGAGCAGGAGTTCCTTGTGGGAAACAGCCCCGGAGGCAGCGGGCGGGCACTGTGCATGGTGTGTGGGTCCGAAATCCGGTCCCCCTCTGCCGACACGGCGCGCATGCATATCCTGGAGCAGCATCCTCACACCCTGGACCTGAGCCCTTCAGAGAAAAGCAACATCCTGGAGGCCTGGAGTGAGGGAGTGGCCCTTTTGCAAGACATCAGAGCTGAGCAGCCTTCCTCGCCCACCTCAG ACTCAGGCCAGGATGTCGAAGCTGACCCGGACTCCGACCCAGACCCTGCCAAAATGCCAGCAGAGATCGTTGTTCTCCTCGACTCTGAGGACAACCCATCTCTCCCGAAAAGGAGCCGGCCCAGGGGACTCCGCCCCCTCGAGCTTCCTG ctgcccctgccccagaggCAGGAAATAGGAAGCCCCGTGGTCAGAGATGGAAGGAGCCCCCTGGAGAAGAACCggtcagaaagaaaagaggcagacCCATGACCAAAAACTTGGACCTGGACCCAGACCCTGACCCAG ACCCCCCATCACCTGACTCACCCATGGAGACTTTTGCTGCTCCTGCTGAGGTCCGTCACTTCACCGACGGCAGCTTCCCCCCGGGCTTCGTCCTCCAGCTCTTCTCTCACACACAGCTCAGGGCCTCAGACAGCAAGGACTCACCCAGAGAAGGGGTTGCTGCAGGAGGCCTTCCCCAGCCAGAAAGCCCCTCTCCAG CTCCCCCTCCGGGGCTTCGCGGGACGCTGGATCTCCAGGTTATCCGCGTACGGATGGAGGAGCCCCCAGCAGTCAGCCTCCTGCAAGATTGGTCCAAGCACCCCCAGGGCACCAAGAGTGTGGGAGGAGGTGACCCCCCCAACTGGCCTGTGGTTCTGTCAGAGTCCAGCACCACCATGGGGGGGCAGCCAGAGGCAGGGAGTGGCATGTAG